The genome window ATCTTCCTCCGCCGACACCTTCGACTCGCGGTAGATGGGAATTGTCTCTTGAACATTCTCCAATTGTTCCACCACCGAATCGAACTGCACTCTCAGATTCTTCAGCAAGGCGTCATACTCCTCCTGTTGAATTTTATGTGCCACTTTTGCTTTTTCTACCTGACTCGACCGGGTAAGACCCGTGAAAAGCGGATACGAAATGGTGAGGCGCAACTGCTGGCGCCAGTTTTTATCAACATCGCTGTAGAGTTCTTCAAAAACATCTGAAGAACCGTCGAAGCCGAAAGAGGCAGAGAGGGTCGGGAGATAGCTTGCACGGGAAATCTTGAGGCTCAGGATGGCGCCGGCAATCTGAGTTCTCTTGGTTATGAGAGAAGGATGGTTCGCTTTTACTCCCTCCCAGAAATCGCTGTAATCCTCAATCGAGGTAGCCTCTTCGGGCTCATCAATTACCGAAAAGTCAGTATCAATATCCATCCCCATTAGAGTGGCAAGCTGGTTAAAAGAGTTCTTCACCGCCGCCTGCTGATTGAGGTACTGAACCCGCATGTCGCCCAGGAAGACCTTCTGTTTGAGCAGATCAGACTTTGCCACCTGTTCCACATCATACTGCCGCTGAACCCGTTCTACCTGTTGTTCGGCCACCTCCACCTGCTGGCGGACGACTTCAAGCAACTGAGCATCTTTGAGATACTGGTAAAACGCCTGCTTCACATTCCAGACAGTATTCACTCGGGTTCCTAGTTCCGATTCTACACTGAACCGGTAACTGTTACTTCCAGCCGCTATTTGATTCCACCACCTCCCACCATCGTAAATGTTCTGATTTAGAGATAATCCTGCCGAATGGTACTCGCTCTCCGGAATGGGGAATCCGAACTGAGGGTTGAAATATGACCCTTGCTGAAAAGAGCCGGCACTGTAACTCAATGTCGGCAAGATGGCCGAAAGAGACCCTCTCTTCTCCGTCGCCGCCGACATCACCATCAGTCCAGCCACCTTTACATCGGGATTGTTGTCCAGCGCCAGGCGGATACAGTCGTCAAGTGTGTACACGGTCTGGGCAGATATGATTGAAAATGGGAAAAAACCAAGGAGCACTAGTAGGATCGCGGCTTTGAATTTAGACAAGGCTTTTGAACAGAACAGTCGATTCATCAGCAACTCGGTTGAACAGTAAAATTGGAAAACTCCCACTTCATCTTCCACTCCAATCCCCTATTAGACAATATAAAATCAGTAAAGTTGTCGACACCGTGAAAAGTTTTGTACTCAGTAACTCGTGCTATGTTCCCGTCATGCGCGTCAGAGCAGAGGTGAATATACATGATAGTTTCAGATAGATGCTATGCTTTAGGGGCTTTGTTTATTGTACTCGAATCACTATCAGAAGTTAAATCATTAATGATCTCATCTTTGATCTTGAGAAAGTAGTCGTAAGCCGCTTCGTAACTATTCTCAATCTCGCCGTCCAGAATGGCGTTCTCGATTGCCGTTTTGATCTTGCCGACGAGAGGACCGGGAGAAATATGACACTCCTTCATGATAGTATCACCCCTCACGGGAGATTGAAACGCCAGAAAGGCATCTCTTTCCTCAACATCCTGCATCATTTTTTCAACGCGGTCAAAATTGCCGAGGTACTTCTTAACCAGGCGGGGGTTCTTTGACGTAATGTCAGCTCGGCAAAGTGTAAGCAGATCGTCCACCTCCTCACCCGCCGCCACCATGACCCGCCTGACGGCACTGTCCGTGACGCCTTCCTTCGCCAGAGAGATAGGTCTGAGGTGAATGGTCGTCAGCTTCTTCAGGTACTCCCTTGTGGCATTGGACAGCTTCATGCGCGCGGCCACGCGATCAATCATCTTC of Candidatus Neomarinimicrobiota bacterium contains these proteins:
- a CDS encoding TolC family protein, with the protein product MYTLDDCIRLALDNNPDVKVAGLMVMSAATEKRGSLSAILPTLSYSAGSFQQGSYFNPQFGFPIPESEYHSAGLSLNQNIYDGGRWWNQIAAGSNSYRFSVESELGTRVNTVWNVKQAFYQYLKDAQLLEVVRQQVEVAEQQVERVQRQYDVEQVAKSDLLKQKVFLGDMRVQYLNQQAAVKNSFNQLATLMGMDIDTDFSVIDEPEEATSIEDYSDFWEGVKANHPSLITKRTQIAGAILSLKISRASYLPTLSASFGFDGSSDVFEELYSDVDKNWRQQLRLTISYPLFTGLTRSSQVEKAKVAHKIQQEEYDALLKNLRVQFDSVVEQLENVQETIPIYRESKVSAEEDLRLAQERYNLGAATILEVLDAQLSVARANGSLVRTTYDRRILRAQLDAMMSKM
- a CDS encoding HD domain-containing protein, translated to VMESISRQVKRIEIVSWERITAEFYKILLAEQPSVGLDMLQHVGLMEIIFPEVAEMSGMEQPAEWHHKDIFYHTLQVVDNIAPETDNPDLRFAALVHDIGKPRTRRLHRKKGWTFHGHDAVGAKMIDRVAARMKLSNATREYLKKLTTIHLRPISLAKEGVTDSAVRRVMVAAGEEVDDLLTLCRADITSKNPRLVKKYLGNFDRVEKMMQDVEERDAFLAFQSPVRGDTIMKECHISPGPLVGKIKTAIENAILDGEIENSYEAAYDYFLKIKDEIINDLTSDSDSSTINKAPKA